One region of Gouania willdenowi chromosome 13, fGouWil2.1, whole genome shotgun sequence genomic DNA includes:
- the LOC114475045 gene encoding uncharacterized protein LOC114475045 isoform X2 — protein sequence MRGPYKRKNRDSEDLSPGPGPGESRTSGLRTGVRCFSRNMYVGVRVRMPVKELLKNIRVAKGVDPQQIKERCDSSVKGEMKRVKSRSKVQKMKMKMKQQHSTNDELSIIIEVLEEDLRTSIPHLLLTRTTTSSTSPQNLLSWPSQDPPVMRMMK from the exons ATGAGAGGTCCCTACAAACGGAAGAACCGAGACTCTGAGGACCTCTcacctggtcctggtcctggtgaGAGCAGGACCAGCGGCCTACGGACAG GTGTGCGATGCTTCAGCAGGAACATGTACGTGGGCGTACGTGTCAGAATGCCCGTTAAAGAGCTGCTGAAGAACATCCGCGTGGCCAAGGGCGTTGACCCTCAACAAATAAAG GAGAGATGTGACAGTTCAGTGAAAG GAGAAATGAAACGAGTGAAGAGTCGCTCCAAAGTgcagaagatgaagatgaagatga AGCAACAACACTCCACCAATGATGAGCTGTCTATCATCATCGAGGTCCTGGAGGAGGACCTCAGGACCTCCATACCTCATCTCCTCCTCACACGCACAACTACTTCATCAACGTCTCCCCAGAATCTCCTCAGCTGGCCCTCACAG